The following proteins come from a genomic window of Nitrospira sp.:
- a CDS encoding Lipoprotein signal peptidase, which produces MQTRCVDSSPAHGCVGCGQLTKDVAQQYLAFDLPRSWFHDTVRLEYAENTGAFLSLGSGLSEWLRIIFFQVFPALWLIGLTIFLFVDKQIPPLSAIAWSFVLSGGIGNLLDRLLHDGRVIDFMNVGIGSLRTGIFNVADVCITIVYRCSYSRYYSDHLFQ; this is translated from the coding sequence ATGCAAACGAGATGTGTTGATTCTTCTCCTGCTCATGGCTGTGTCGGCTGCGGTCAGCTTACCAAAGATGTTGCTCAACAATACCTAGCCTTTGACCTTCCTCGATCGTGGTTCCACGATACCGTTCGTCTGGAGTATGCCGAGAACACGGGCGCCTTCTTGAGTCTCGGCAGCGGGCTTTCCGAGTGGCTGCGAATCATTTTCTTCCAAGTGTTCCCTGCACTCTGGCTTATCGGGTTGACAATTTTTCTGTTCGTCGACAAACAGATACCGCCGCTTTCCGCCATTGCCTGGAGCTTCGTCCTCAGCGGAGGCATAGGCAACCTCTTGGATCGCCTGCTTCACGATGGGCGTGTCATCGATTTCATGAACGTCGGCATTGGCAGCCTCCGAACCGGCATCTTCAACGTGGCCGATGTCTGCATTACGATCGTCTATCGTTGCTCGTACTCGAGGTATTACAGCGACCACCTGTTTCAGTAA
- a CDS encoding ATPase involved in DNA repair has protein sequence MLRVVPTVMLMFLLLGLSSCDKAYIATMEKMGYAKRDILSSRVKSARDAQEDAKKEIQSTLEQFGKVVSYDGGDLEATYKKLSGELETSEDSAKSVRKRIADVESVADALFSEWEEELGQYSSADLRRKSQAKLTQTKGRYREMLAAMNRAEQRIEPVLKPLRDQVLYLKHNLNARALAAIKGELVKVDAQVDQLVKDMNRSIAEADKFIQSMEKESD, from the coding sequence ATGTTGCGAGTCGTTCCGACAGTCATGTTGATGTTCCTGTTATTGGGCCTCTCTTCCTGCGACAAGGCCTATATCGCCACTATGGAGAAGATGGGCTATGCCAAACGCGACATCCTCAGCAGCCGCGTCAAATCAGCGCGAGACGCTCAGGAAGACGCGAAGAAAGAGATTCAGAGCACGCTGGAGCAATTCGGGAAGGTGGTCTCCTATGATGGAGGAGACCTGGAAGCCACCTATAAGAAGCTGAGCGGTGAACTGGAGACAAGCGAGGACAGCGCCAAATCCGTCCGGAAACGAATCGCGGACGTCGAAAGCGTGGCCGATGCCCTCTTTTCAGAGTGGGAAGAAGAACTGGGTCAATACTCGAGCGCCGACCTGCGCCGGAAGAGTCAGGCCAAACTCACCCAAACCAAGGGCCGCTACCGAGAGATGCTCGCAGCCATGAACCGGGCTGAACAGCGGATTGAACCGGTCCTCAAACCATTGCGTGATCAGGTGCTCTATCTGAAACACAACCTGAATGCGCGCGCGCTCGCCGCCATCAAGGGAGAACTCGTGAAAGTCGACGCGCAGGTCGACCAACTGGTCAAAGACATGAACCGTTCCATCGCCGAAGCCGACAAGTTCATTCAGTCGATGGAGAAGGAATCGGACTGA
- a CDS encoding YpfJ protein, zinc metalloprotease superfamily has translation MRIDDQRESDNIEDRRGMGPARIGRGGLGIGTIVLALAVSYFTGVNPLTVLNLLTGVQSMTEVSAPTESGPVGAPQDKLGKFASVVLADTETTWRDLLGPRYEDPRLVLFSGAVQSACGTTSSAVGPFYCPNDQRLYLDLAFFNEMAHRLGAAGDFAQAYVIAHEVGHHVQNLLGVAEKVHRLQRQVSEAEGNALSVRMELQADCYAGVWGHHADRERNLIEPGDFEEGLRAAAAIGDDRLQRMSRGHVQPESWTHGSSEQRMTWLKRGLESGDPAVCNTFDTKRL, from the coding sequence ATGCGTATCGACGATCAACGCGAAAGCGACAACATCGAAGATCGTCGCGGCATGGGACCGGCCCGCATCGGACGGGGCGGCCTCGGTATCGGCACCATTGTGCTGGCACTCGCCGTCAGTTACTTTACAGGCGTCAATCCCTTGACCGTGCTGAATCTCCTCACAGGTGTCCAGAGTATGACCGAGGTGTCCGCCCCGACTGAATCCGGCCCGGTCGGCGCCCCTCAAGACAAACTCGGCAAGTTCGCCTCCGTCGTCCTGGCAGATACCGAAACGACGTGGCGAGACTTACTCGGTCCTCGGTACGAGGACCCCCGCCTTGTCCTCTTTTCCGGTGCCGTGCAGTCGGCATGCGGTACCACGTCGTCAGCTGTTGGACCGTTCTATTGCCCCAACGATCAGCGGCTCTATTTGGATCTTGCCTTCTTCAATGAAATGGCGCATCGTCTGGGAGCGGCGGGTGACTTTGCTCAGGCCTATGTCATCGCCCATGAGGTCGGCCATCACGTGCAAAATCTCCTTGGCGTCGCGGAAAAGGTACATCGCCTCCAACGACAAGTATCAGAGGCGGAAGGAAACGCACTTTCGGTCCGAATGGAACTCCAAGCCGATTGTTATGCCGGTGTCTGGGGTCATCATGCCGATCGTGAACGGAACTTGATCGAGCCTGGCGATTTCGAAGAAGGGCTCCGTGCAGCGGCGGCCATTGGGGATGATCGCTTACAGAGGATGTCGCGTGGCCATGTCCAGCCGGAAAGCTGGACGCATGGGTCGTCTGAGCAGCGAATGACTTGGCTCAAGCGCGGCCTCGAATCCGGCGATCCCGCTGTCTGCAATACGTTCGACACAAAACGACTATGA
- a CDS encoding FAD-binding and (Fe-S)-binding domain-containing protein produces the protein MLVQELVKDIGRTPRRTTKTTAQVDAQALAAELRDIIKGEVRFDDGSRALYAAGGANYRQVPIGVVLPKSIEDVIQTVTACRRYGAPVLSRGGGTSLAGQICNVAVVMDMSKYLHHILELDPQNKRARVQPGLVLDVLRNAAEKHHLTFAPDPSTHNHCTLGGMIGNNSCGVHALMGGKTEENTEELDILTYDGLRMRVGKTSEQELERIIGEGGRRGEIYGKLKALRNRYADLIRERYPKIPRRVSGYNLQQLLPEHGFDVAKALVGTEGTCVTVLEATVKLVYSPPKRTTVLLGYPDVYHAGDHVPQILEYHPIGLEGMDHVLVENIKLKGKHPQDVKILPDGQGWLLVEFGGETTEEADEQANRMISALKRHPNAPSIKLYDDPEHEKIVWETRKSGLGATARVPGRPDTWEGWEDSAVPPEKLGQYLRDLRALFEKYHYDCALYGHFGQGCVHTRIDFDLKTKDGVEKFRSFIGEAADLVVSHGGSLSGEHGDGQSRAEFLPKMFGNELVEAFREFKTIWDPQGKMNPHKIVDPYRVDENLRLGADYNPPSTKTHFSYVEDQGSFARATLRCVGVGECRRGEQGTMCPSYRVTREEMHSTRGRARLLWEMLEGNPLKDGWREEAVHDALHLCLACKGCKHDCPVNVDMATYKAEFLSHYYAGRLRPMHAYSMGLIYWWSRLASLMPGIANFITQTPGISNAVKTMGGISVHRQMPPFASRTFTEWFRHRAACNVGRPKVILWPDTFNNFFFPETAVAAVEVLEAAGFHVTIPSRSLCCGRPLYDFGMLDLAKSMWRQILETLHEEIEAGTPIIGLEPSCVAAFRDELVDLYPQSEDAKRLKAQTMTLAEFLESKAPHIELPQLSRKAIVHGHCHQKAVMGMSAEQKVLKRMGLNFQILDSGCCGMAGSFGFKDGDHYDVSIKVGELVLLPAVREAPKDTLILADGFSCREQILQNTDRHGLHLAQALQMAFRDGQRVGPGVPGWEYPEHRYVNPPAFHASFTRKDAAVLLGAGALLLGGAAAWVVSRRRRLR, from the coding sequence ATGCTCGTTCAGGAATTGGTGAAGGACATTGGACGAACGCCTCGGCGGACGACCAAAACAACGGCGCAAGTCGATGCACAGGCGTTGGCGGCCGAACTACGTGACATCATCAAGGGCGAGGTTCGCTTTGACGACGGCAGCCGCGCCCTGTATGCAGCGGGCGGCGCCAATTATCGCCAGGTGCCGATCGGTGTCGTTCTCCCCAAAAGCATCGAAGATGTGATTCAAACGGTGACCGCGTGCCGCCGGTACGGGGCTCCGGTCCTCTCTCGAGGTGGCGGGACGAGCCTGGCCGGGCAGATCTGCAATGTCGCCGTCGTCATGGATATGTCCAAGTACCTCCATCATATTCTCGAGCTGGATCCTCAGAACAAGCGGGCGCGGGTCCAGCCGGGCCTGGTCCTCGACGTGTTGAGAAATGCCGCGGAGAAGCACCATCTGACCTTTGCGCCCGATCCCTCGACGCACAACCACTGCACATTGGGCGGCATGATCGGCAACAATTCCTGTGGCGTCCATGCCCTGATGGGCGGCAAGACCGAAGAGAATACGGAAGAACTGGATATCCTCACGTACGACGGTCTGCGCATGCGTGTCGGCAAGACCAGTGAACAGGAGCTGGAACGCATTATCGGAGAGGGCGGCCGACGGGGAGAGATTTATGGAAAGCTGAAGGCCCTGCGGAACCGATATGCGGATTTGATCAGGGAACGCTATCCGAAAATCCCCAGGCGAGTATCCGGGTATAACCTTCAACAGCTTCTCCCCGAGCACGGCTTCGATGTGGCCAAAGCATTGGTCGGAACGGAGGGGACCTGCGTGACCGTGTTGGAGGCGACGGTCAAACTCGTGTACAGCCCGCCGAAGCGCACCACGGTATTGCTGGGCTATCCGGATGTCTATCATGCCGGCGATCATGTGCCTCAAATCCTGGAATATCATCCCATCGGGTTGGAGGGCATGGATCATGTGTTGGTCGAAAACATCAAGCTGAAAGGCAAGCACCCGCAAGACGTCAAGATCCTGCCGGATGGGCAGGGATGGCTCTTAGTGGAGTTCGGCGGTGAGACGACCGAAGAAGCGGACGAGCAGGCGAATCGAATGATCAGCGCCCTCAAGCGCCATCCGAATGCGCCGAGCATCAAACTGTACGACGATCCGGAACACGAAAAAATCGTCTGGGAAACCCGAAAGTCCGGGCTCGGTGCCACTGCCCGTGTACCCGGAAGACCGGATACTTGGGAAGGTTGGGAGGATTCGGCCGTGCCGCCGGAAAAGCTGGGCCAATATTTACGTGATCTCCGCGCTCTATTCGAAAAATATCATTATGACTGCGCCCTATACGGCCATTTCGGACAAGGCTGCGTCCATACGCGAATCGACTTCGACTTGAAGACGAAAGACGGAGTCGAGAAATTCCGCTCGTTCATCGGCGAGGCGGCCGATCTGGTCGTAAGCCATGGAGGGTCGTTATCGGGAGAGCACGGAGACGGCCAGTCCCGCGCCGAATTTCTGCCGAAGATGTTCGGCAATGAGCTCGTCGAAGCGTTCCGCGAATTCAAAACCATCTGGGATCCACAAGGCAAGATGAACCCTCACAAGATCGTGGATCCCTACCGAGTGGACGAGAATCTCCGCTTGGGGGCTGACTACAATCCGCCCTCGACCAAAACGCATTTTTCATACGTTGAAGATCAGGGGAGTTTTGCCCGAGCGACTCTGCGCTGCGTCGGGGTGGGCGAGTGCCGTCGTGGGGAGCAAGGGACAATGTGCCCCAGCTATCGGGTTACGCGCGAGGAAATGCATTCGACTCGGGGGCGAGCGCGACTGCTGTGGGAAATGCTGGAAGGCAACCCGCTCAAAGACGGATGGCGGGAGGAGGCCGTCCATGATGCGTTGCATCTCTGCCTGGCCTGCAAGGGGTGCAAGCACGATTGTCCGGTGAACGTCGATATGGCGACGTACAAGGCCGAGTTTCTTTCGCACTACTATGCGGGCCGTTTGCGCCCGATGCATGCCTATTCGATGGGCCTCATCTATTGGTGGTCGCGGCTCGCTTCGCTCATGCCCGGCATCGCGAATTTTATTACGCAAACGCCGGGAATCAGCAATGCCGTCAAAACCATGGGAGGGATCTCGGTCCATCGGCAAATGCCGCCCTTCGCCAGCCGGACATTTACCGAATGGTTTCGCCACCGGGCGGCATGCAACGTGGGGCGGCCGAAAGTCATTCTATGGCCGGACACGTTCAATAACTTTTTCTTTCCGGAGACTGCCGTGGCGGCCGTCGAGGTGTTGGAGGCCGCCGGCTTTCACGTCACGATTCCGAGCCGTTCTCTCTGTTGCGGACGGCCGCTGTACGATTTCGGCATGCTCGATCTGGCGAAATCCATGTGGCGGCAGATCCTGGAAACACTGCACGAGGAGATCGAGGCGGGCACGCCGATCATCGGTCTGGAGCCGAGCTGCGTGGCGGCCTTCCGCGACGAGTTGGTCGATTTGTATCCGCAGAGCGAGGATGCCAAACGATTGAAGGCTCAGACGATGACGTTGGCGGAGTTTCTCGAATCCAAGGCTCCGCACATTGAATTGCCTCAACTGTCTCGGAAGGCGATCGTCCATGGCCATTGCCATCAAAAGGCGGTCATGGGAATGAGCGCGGAGCAAAAGGTGCTCAAGCGCATGGGCCTGAATTTCCAGATCCTCGATTCAGGATGCTGCGGCATGGCCGGCTCGTTCGGATTCAAGGACGGCGATCACTACGACGTGTCGATAAAGGTCGGTGAGCTGGTGCTGCTGCCCGCGGTACGCGAAGCGCCGAAAGACACCTTGATTCTCGCAGACGGGTTCAGTTGCCGTGAGCAGATCTTGCAGAACACCGACCGGCACGGTCTGCATCTTGCTCAGGCGCTGCAGATGGCGTTTCGCGACGGGCAGCGGGTCGGCCCCGGCGTGCCGGGATGGGAGTATCCCGAGCATCGTTACGTCAACCCGCCCGCCTTTCATGCGTCCTTTACACGAAAAGATGCGGCGGTACTTTTGGGAGCAGGCGCCCTGCTGCTCGGCGGCGCGGCGGCGTGGGTTGTAAGCAGACGAAGACGTTTGAGGTGA
- a CDS encoding Mandelate racemase/muconate lactonizing enzyme:Mandelate racemase/muconate lactonizing enzyme encodes MSPSKAAQQADRRTAGARRVEVPIGEITVSAYDVPTDFPESDGTLAWNKTTLVLVEAKAADRQGVGYTYADTGTARLIGDKLAEVVKGQDAMDVPACWAAMLHEIRNLGRPGIVSTAISAVDAALWDLKARLLNLPLVRLLGAVHAGVPVYGSGGFTSYSIDQLTGQLGGWAAEGIPRVKMKVGTEPWKDMDRVKAAREAIGSDVQLFVDANGAYSRKEAFAFAEAFSSLNVSWFEEPVSSDDLEGLRLIRDRAPAGMDITAGEYGYDLFYFRRMLEAGAVDVLQADASRCGITGFLKAAALCEARSLPISGHCAPALHLHAACSVTPLRHLEYFHDHVRIEHMLFDGAVKPEGGVLYPDLSRPGMGLEFKRTDARAYAL; translated from the coding sequence GTGAGCCCCTCGAAGGCGGCTCAACAGGCCGATCGACGCACCGCCGGCGCGCGGCGAGTGGAAGTGCCGATCGGTGAAATCACGGTTTCCGCTTATGATGTGCCGACCGACTTTCCCGAATCGGACGGCACGCTGGCATGGAACAAAACCACGCTGGTGCTGGTGGAAGCAAAGGCCGCCGACCGGCAGGGTGTTGGCTACACCTATGCCGACACCGGCACGGCCCGGCTGATCGGAGACAAACTCGCAGAGGTGGTCAAGGGGCAAGACGCGATGGACGTGCCCGCATGTTGGGCGGCCATGCTGCATGAGATCCGCAATCTCGGCCGGCCCGGCATCGTCTCCACCGCAATTTCGGCGGTTGATGCGGCCCTGTGGGATTTGAAAGCCCGCCTCTTAAATCTTCCATTGGTGAGGTTGCTCGGAGCCGTCCATGCCGGGGTGCCGGTCTACGGCAGCGGCGGCTTTACCTCGTATTCGATCGATCAGCTCACCGGGCAGCTCGGCGGATGGGCGGCGGAGGGCATTCCCCGCGTCAAGATGAAAGTCGGAACCGAGCCGTGGAAGGACATGGATCGCGTCAAAGCGGCCAGAGAAGCGATCGGCTCCGACGTCCAATTGTTCGTGGATGCCAACGGCGCGTACAGCCGCAAGGAAGCGTTCGCGTTCGCGGAAGCCTTTTCGTCGCTGAACGTGAGCTGGTTCGAAGAACCGGTCTCATCCGACGATTTGGAGGGTTTGCGTCTCATTCGGGATCGCGCGCCGGCCGGAATGGATATCACGGCCGGAGAATACGGATACGACCTGTTTTATTTTCGTCGCATGCTCGAGGCCGGGGCGGTCGATGTGCTGCAGGCCGATGCGTCCCGCTGCGGAATCACCGGCTTTCTCAAGGCGGCCGCCTTGTGCGAGGCGCGCTCTCTTCCCATTTCAGGGCATTGCGCGCCGGCCCTTCATTTACACGCAGCCTGCTCCGTCACCCCGCTTCGGCATCTGGAATATTTCCACGATCACGTCCGAATCGAGCACATGCTGTTCGACGGAGCCGTGAAACCGGAAGGCGGGGTGCTGTATCCGGACCTGTCCAGACCCGGCATGGGATTGGAATTCAAGCGGACGGACGCTCGGGCGTACGCCCTGTAG
- a CDS encoding Pyruvate dehydrogenase (quinone), which translates to MPETVADILIDRLIGWGVRTIFSLPGDGINGIFEALRTRSQDIQLVQVRHEEAAAFAACGYAKFSRRLGVCLATSGPGGIHLLNGLYDAKMDGQPVLAITGHTFHDLIGTHFQQDVDLDKVYVDVAAYNERIMGPAHIHNAVDEAIKTALARRTVAHLTIPKDIQDWTENGGGKRSKMNIAQHSSDVYATALPLPPQSELQKAADIINAGSKVAILAGRGALTARDEVLQLAEKAAAPIIKPLLGKAVVPDDNPYTTGGIGLLGTAPSQDAMEDCDTLIIVGSSFPYEDFYPKPGQAKAVQIDIDAARIGLRYPVEMGLVGQSWDVLRALLPMIQPKKNRKFLQEIQGSVKQWNQLMEQRATRMDMPMKPQVVAHALNEFVNDDAIIVSDTGTVTTWAARHIKIKGNMMFSASGTLASMANGLPYSVGAAVAHPGRQVVCFIGDGGFTMLMGEMATLVKYNLPVKVIVIKNNVLGQIKWEQLVMEANPQFGVQLHPIDFAAVAKACGAPGYTVDDPKKVRNVLREAFAQPGPALVEAVVDPAEPPMPGKIKMKQALHMAEALARGQKDRWDIIKTVIEDKVREVV; encoded by the coding sequence ATGCCGGAAACCGTTGCAGACATCTTGATCGATAGGCTGATAGGGTGGGGAGTGCGGACGATTTTTAGTCTCCCGGGAGACGGGATCAATGGAATCTTCGAAGCCCTGCGCACCCGAAGCCAAGACATTCAGTTGGTCCAAGTGCGCCATGAAGAAGCCGCCGCCTTCGCCGCTTGCGGCTATGCGAAGTTCTCCCGTCGCCTCGGTGTCTGCTTGGCCACGTCGGGGCCCGGGGGCATTCATTTGTTGAATGGACTCTACGACGCCAAGATGGACGGCCAGCCCGTGCTGGCCATTACCGGCCATACCTTTCACGACCTCATCGGCACGCACTTCCAGCAGGACGTTGATCTGGACAAGGTCTACGTCGATGTCGCCGCTTACAATGAGCGGATCATGGGGCCCGCTCATATCCATAATGCGGTCGACGAAGCGATCAAAACCGCGCTCGCCCGGCGCACGGTCGCGCACCTGACCATCCCCAAGGACATTCAGGATTGGACCGAGAACGGCGGCGGAAAGCGATCGAAGATGAATATTGCGCAGCATAGCTCCGATGTCTACGCCACGGCGCTGCCGTTGCCTCCTCAATCGGAGCTGCAGAAGGCGGCGGACATCATCAATGCCGGATCGAAGGTGGCGATTCTCGCGGGTCGCGGAGCATTGACCGCCCGCGATGAGGTATTGCAATTGGCCGAGAAGGCTGCGGCACCCATCATCAAGCCGCTCCTTGGGAAGGCGGTGGTCCCCGACGACAATCCCTACACGACGGGCGGGATCGGCCTTCTGGGAACCGCGCCGTCTCAGGATGCGATGGAGGACTGCGACACGCTCATCATCGTAGGCAGCAGTTTCCCCTATGAGGATTTCTATCCCAAACCTGGTCAGGCAAAGGCAGTGCAGATCGATATCGATGCGGCCCGTATCGGGCTTCGTTATCCGGTGGAGATGGGGCTCGTCGGTCAGAGCTGGGACGTCTTGCGGGCCCTGTTGCCGATGATTCAGCCGAAAAAGAACCGCAAATTCCTGCAGGAGATCCAAGGCAGCGTCAAGCAATGGAATCAGTTGATGGAGCAGCGGGCGACGCGGATGGACATGCCGATGAAACCGCAAGTAGTGGCGCATGCCCTCAATGAATTTGTGAACGACGATGCGATTATCGTGTCCGATACCGGCACGGTCACGACCTGGGCGGCGCGGCATATCAAGATCAAAGGCAACATGATGTTTTCTGCATCCGGTACCCTCGCGTCGATGGCGAACGGCTTACCGTACAGCGTCGGGGCGGCGGTCGCTCATCCTGGGCGGCAGGTGGTGTGTTTCATCGGCGACGGTGGATTCACGATGCTGATGGGTGAGATGGCCACGTTGGTCAAGTACAACCTGCCGGTGAAGGTCATCGTGATCAAGAACAACGTGTTGGGGCAGATCAAATGGGAGCAGCTGGTGATGGAAGCCAATCCGCAGTTCGGCGTGCAGCTTCACCCGATTGATTTTGCGGCGGTCGCGAAGGCTTGCGGCGCACCGGGGTATACGGTCGACGATCCGAAGAAGGTGCGGAACGTGCTGCGGGAAGCGTTTGCCCAGCCGGGGCCGGCTCTTGTCGAAGCCGTTGTCGATCCCGCGGAGCCCCCCATGCCCGGTAAAATCAAGATGAAGCAGGCTCTGCACATGGCGGAGGCGCTGGCCAGAGGGCAAAAAGATCGATGGGACATCATCAAGACCGTGATCGAAGACAAAGTACGTGAGGTGGTGTAG
- a CDS encoding Glucoamylase — protein MPSKIEEYALIGDTHTAGLVSRDGSIDWLCLPRFDSAACFAALLGEPEHGHWLLRPTGVVHHTHRRYRPGTLVLETEYETVDGSVAVVDCMPIRERHPTVVRMVEGRKGRPRMRTELMARFDYGLIVPWVRTLNGMLTAMAGPEAVCLRADVDLRRERRAVTAEFTVSAGQRLLFVLSSYASHESPPPALEAEKAVETTEQWWRDWSDRCTYLGPWREQVVRSLITLKAMTYAPTGGMVSAVTTSLSEGLRGGCNWDYRFCWLRDVSFTLCALLDSGYKDEARAWLEWVVRTVAGDPSDTQVLYGVAGERRLPEQELSWLPGHDGSRPVRIGNQAFRQFQLDLYGEIMEGMHLARERGIEPEPAMWDLQCRLIDRLESIWGRPDEGIWEARGERAQFTYSKMMAWVALDRAVKDIERFGLEGPLDRWRSLRAKIHETVCRDGYDSGRGSFVREFGSNALDASLLLIPIVGFLPPHDPRVQGTVQAIERELMVDDGLLYRHGRAGSRAEGIFIACSFWLVHAYVLMGRRAEAEHLFDRLLRLCNDVGLLSEEYNPKKQCQMGNFPQGLSHLALVNAAHSFVDADSMRG, from the coding sequence ATGCCGTCCAAGATTGAAGAGTATGCATTGATCGGCGACACCCATACGGCCGGCTTGGTGTCCCGTGATGGATCGATCGATTGGCTGTGTCTACCTCGCTTCGATTCCGCCGCATGTTTCGCCGCGCTGCTGGGAGAGCCGGAACACGGCCACTGGCTGTTGAGGCCGACGGGAGTCGTCCATCACACCCATCGTCGCTATCGACCTGGCACCCTGGTCCTGGAAACCGAATACGAGACCGTAGACGGATCGGTTGCCGTCGTGGATTGCATGCCGATCAGGGAACGCCATCCGACCGTGGTCCGCATGGTCGAAGGGCGAAAAGGCCGCCCCCGGATGCGGACGGAGCTTATGGCACGATTCGATTACGGCTTGATCGTTCCTTGGGTCCGCACCCTTAACGGAATGCTGACGGCAATGGCCGGTCCCGAGGCGGTGTGTTTGCGCGCGGATGTGGATCTTCGCCGCGAACGGCGGGCGGTGACCGCGGAATTTACCGTTTCGGCGGGGCAGCGCCTCCTGTTCGTGTTGTCGTCCTATGCATCACATGAATCGCCACCGCCGGCATTGGAAGCGGAGAAAGCCGTCGAGACGACGGAGCAATGGTGGAGAGACTGGTCGGATCGGTGCACGTATCTGGGCCCTTGGAGAGAACAAGTCGTTCGTTCATTGATCACATTAAAGGCGATGACCTATGCGCCGACCGGCGGGATGGTGTCCGCCGTTACGACTTCCCTGTCGGAAGGCTTGCGAGGCGGGTGTAATTGGGACTATCGCTTCTGTTGGCTTCGGGACGTCAGTTTTACCCTATGCGCATTGCTGGACAGCGGGTACAAGGATGAAGCGAGGGCATGGCTGGAATGGGTCGTACGAACGGTTGCCGGTGATCCATCGGATACTCAAGTCCTGTACGGAGTGGCGGGTGAACGCCGCTTGCCTGAGCAGGAACTCTCGTGGCTGCCAGGTCATGACGGCTCGAGGCCAGTGCGTATCGGCAACCAAGCCTTCCGGCAGTTCCAACTCGACCTCTACGGCGAGATTATGGAAGGGATGCACCTGGCACGCGAGAGAGGAATCGAGCCGGAGCCGGCGATGTGGGACCTGCAGTGCCGATTGATTGATCGTCTCGAGTCGATCTGGGGGCGTCCGGACGAGGGAATTTGGGAAGCGAGGGGTGAGCGGGCGCAGTTTACCTATTCCAAGATGATGGCATGGGTGGCATTGGATCGAGCGGTCAAGGACATCGAACGGTTTGGGTTGGAAGGACCGCTGGATCGTTGGCGGAGTCTCCGTGCCAAGATCCATGAGACGGTGTGTCGTGACGGCTACGATTCAGGACGAGGTTCGTTCGTCCGGGAGTTCGGTTCCAATGCGTTGGATGCCAGCCTTCTGTTGATCCCGATCGTCGGATTTCTTCCGCCGCATGATCCTCGGGTACAGGGAACCGTGCAGGCCATCGAACGTGAACTAATGGTTGACGACGGACTCTTGTATCGCCACGGCAGGGCGGGCTCACGGGCAGAGGGAATCTTCATCGCCTGCAGCTTCTGGCTGGTGCATGCCTACGTCCTGATGGGGCGACGCGCAGAGGCCGAGCATTTATTCGACCGCCTTCTCCGGCTCTGTAACGATGTCGGCTTACTATCCGAGGAATACAATCCGAAGAAACAGTGCCAGATGGGAAATTTTCCACAAGGCTTGTCTCATCTGGCTCTGGTCAATGCCGCGCATTCATTCGTCGACGCGGACAGCATGAGAGGGTAA